GTGGGCGACGAACTGCGAAAGGTGCATTGGCCTTCCACGGCCAAGACCGGGAAGCTAATGGTCCGACACAACGTCGACACCGCCCAGCCGTACACCGTTGTGCTTCTCGACCTCGATCCGGACCGCTATTCGGAAGAGACCTTCGAGGAGGCGGTGGACGTGTCGGCGTCGGTGCTCACGTCGTTGTCAACGGGCAAGGCCCCGGTGCAGTTGCGGCTCACCACTGGCGACCGCCTTGGCGGCCCGTTCCAACCTGACCCCACCGCGCTGATCGATTACCTCACCGAGGTGAAGCCGTCGTCTGCTGGGTCGTTGGACAGTGAGCTGCTCCTTCTGCGGAGGGATCGGGGAGGAACGGCGATGGTCGTCGTGACGGGGATCCTCGATCCCGGGGTCCTGCCCTCCGTCGCTGCCCTTCGAAGGCGCTTTGACCGGGTGGTGGCGATAACCATGGACCCTCGCCAAATCCGGGTGCCGGTCCATCCAGGCTTGACGGTGATTGCCGCCTCGACCGCCGATGAGCTGGCTCGCACTTGGAACACCCGGATCGCACGATGACAGGCGCGGTCACGGGCGAGCAGCGCGAGAGACGTTTGAACGCCGCGTTGTCATCGATCCCGTGGTCGAACGTCGCAATTCCGTCCGGCCTGTCGCTGGCGACCTTCGCGGCCGCATTGCCCTGGGTACACGCCTTCCGGATTGGGGGAGCGGTCGCCTTGCCGCTGTTGGCGGCGGTGCTGTCCGTCGCCGTAACCGCGACCGTCGCCGGCAGGCTTCGCCGTCCAGTTGCTGTGTCCTACGGCGTATCTGCGGCTGGACTGGTCGTGCTGCTGGTGGCCGGTACCGGATTGCACGTCGGTTCCGTTTTGCACGCGCTGGCCGACGTTCCCGATCGTCTGATCACCGAAACACTTCCGCTCAATGGGCCCGTTTCCATGTTGGCCCCCGTAATCGTTCTGACCTGGCTTTGCGGAGCAACGTGTGCCGAGCTGGTTTACAGAGCGTCGCGGCGAAGTGCACTAGGTGATGTCGCACTCGTAGTGCCGGTGGTGCTCTTCGTCTTCGGGTATGCCGTCACGGCTTCCGCGCCTGGCCGTGATCGTGTGGCGGGCGGCCTGCTCCTCGTCGGGCTGGTGTTCGTTGCCCTCGCTCGCCACGACCTTCTTGGATCTTCGGTAGTCGCGTCGGCCGCTCCCCCGGATTTCGGGGGCTTTGACCCGGACGACGCTGCGGTGTCTCCACCGGCGCGCCGGCTCCTGATCGAGGGATCGATCGCCGCCACGGTAGCGCTGGCGGTGGTTCTGACGCTGATCGTGGCTGGCACTGATGTGCTGTCGGGCAAGCCGGCCACCCTGAACAAGGCCCCGCCGGTTGCAGCATCGGTGATCGATGACCCGGTCGGAGCGACGTCCTCGATGAGAGACGGCGATCCGAGCCTCCACCCGTTCCCCGTAATGCGGATCGTCACGGATCGCCCCGCACCCGGGTATCTCAGCGCCGCGTTGCTCGACAACTTCGACGGCTCCCAGTGGACGTTCAATGCCACCTTCAAGCCGACCGGCGAGCGGATCCCGGCACCCCCCGGCGGCGTGCCGCTGATCGGCGGCCAGACCGTCGAGGCGAGCGAAGCGGTGGAGTCGGCGTTGCCCTTCGCGTTGTTACCCGCTCTCGACCGTCCGGTTTCGGTACGGGGATCGCCGGCCGTTGTCGACGCCTCCACTGGCATGATCCTTCCGGTCCGCCCGGGTCGGGGATCGACCTTCCGTGTCGTTTCCGAAGTTCCAGCCACCACTCTGGCGGGGGTGCCGACCGCGGACGGGATCGCAGTCGCAGCAGGAACGCCCCCCGGCACGGCCTCGCCCGACCTGGCTATTCCCCCTGACAGCAGCACCGCACTGGAGACCGCAATTCGGTTCGTCGCGAACGTCACGGGGGCTCGCCCGGCTCCGACCGCGGCGTTCTTGCAGCGGATGCTCCTTGCCTTGCACACGCAGGAGCGCAGGCTGAGCCCGTACGCTCCCATCTCACCGACAGGAAGCCAACCGGGACAAAGTTCAACGTCGGTTCCTGTTTCATCCTCGACAGTTGCTGGGTCGAGCGCGGGGCA
This region of Acidimicrobiales bacterium genomic DNA includes:
- a CDS encoding transglutaminaseTgpA domain-containing protein produces the protein MTGAVTGEQRERRLNAALSSIPWSNVAIPSGLSLATFAAALPWVHAFRIGGAVALPLLAAVLSVAVTATVAGRLRRPVAVSYGVSAAGLVVLLVAGTGLHVGSVLHALADVPDRLITETLPLNGPVSMLAPVIVLTWLCGATCAELVYRASRRSALGDVALVVPVVLFVFGYAVTASAPGRDRVAGGLLLVGLVFVALARHDLLGSSVVASAAPPDFGGFDPDDAAVSPPARRLLIEGSIAATVALAVVLTLIVAGTDVLSGKPATLNKAPPVAASVIDDPVGATSSMRDGDPSLHPFPVMRIVTDRPAPGYLSAALLDNFDGSQWTFNATFKPTGERIPAPPGGVPLIGGQTVEASEAVESALPFALLPALDRPVSVRGSPAVVDASTGMILPVRPGRGSTFRVVSEVPATTLAGVPTADGIAVAAGTPPGTASPDLAIPPDSSTALETAIRFVANVTGARPAPTAAFLQRMLLALHTQERRLSPYAPISPTGSQPGQSSTSVPVSSSTVAGSSAGHLEGTSLSEVINAVTINRSATPEQFATFMALVARDLGVPARIATGFRVASGSARETVPAGAYQVDNRQAWTWVEIPVSGIGWVAADPTPDAVTGVAAPPPEEAQATPTTVPNKAIAVPKNATTGGHAIAKPARIHIHSGSGFPAWLISLIAAGAAVVVLLVGGPGQSGIRRRLRRRARHSTDPTLLAAGAWLELLDGLDRAGMQVPRSSTSAEIATEAAAHFGAVIRQQVAEVAEVADRSLYSTQNPPTFDDAVRVWSAQRDLTREILDGLDRRQRARALMAVGSSPRRPDR